The Paenibacillus sp. RC334 nucleotide sequence GTTAAAAAGAGAAAGCTGATCGTTAGGACAGATTACAAGGTTGACAGTCAAGAAGGAGAGAGGGAATAAAGACGAATGGTAAGAAATTGGATGAATCATGCGGGTGTTAGGCGGGGAGCCGTCCTTGCGATAATCATTTTGGTGTTGTTTTTATTAAAGAGCATGATGAATATTATTTTGTTAACCCTGCTGCTTACGATCCTGATCGGCAGTATATATAACGGAGTGACCAAGCTGATCAAGCGGTTCGCCAATGTGCCGCCTACGATTGTGTTGCTACTGGTGTATGTGTTGCTGATTCTGATCATCGTATGGGGAGTTTACCGGATGGTGCCGCTGATTAGCGTGCAGGTCAAGCAGGTGTATCTCATGATTCAGCAAGCGTATATGTACCCGGATCGTAACCAATGGAACGAAACGATTATCGAATTTATGGATACACTTAATGTTCAACGGCTATTTGAGCCTGGCTTGAATGCAGTCATGAAAGTAAGCCAATTGGGCACACAACTGCTGGTGTCGATTATTTTGAGCTTATTCTTCCTGATGGAAAAATCCTATATTACACGCTTTACAGCTACGTTTAAGCATAGCAAGCTGGGGTGGTTTTTTGAAGAAGTGGGTCACTTTGGCCGCATGTTCCTGGATACGTTCGGGAAGGTGCTGGAGGCTCAACTGCTGATTTCACTGATTAACTGTATATTGACCACGATTGCGCTCTGGATTATGGGTTTTCCCAATCTGCTCGGTCTTGCATTGATCATCTTCGTATTGGGTTTGGTTCCGGTGGCAGGTGTGTTCATCTCACTGTTGCCGCTCGGTCTGATCGCCTTTAGCGTCGGAGGCATTCATTATGTCATCTACCTGATCATTCTGATCGTGGTGATCCATGCGATTGAAGCTTATTTCCTGAATCCGAAGCTGATGTCATCCAAAACCAATTTACCGATTTTCTTTACCTTTGTCGTCCTGATTTTCTCTGAGCATCTGATTGGGATTTGGGGGTTGATTGTCGGTATTCCGCTGTTCGTCTTCTTCCTCGATCTGATCGGGGTACAGCGCAAGCAAGAGAAGGATACCTGATTTGACGAATGCCTGCGAAGCCGCAGGCATTTTTTAATTCTGGGTTATCTGTAGTACACTGAGTATAAAAGATGTTGCCAGTTAAATAAGGAAACGAGATGATATGGGTGGATCAGAAAATCAAGGTACTGGCTATATCGGGGAGTCTTCGTCAAAAGTCCTCCAATACAGCCTTATTAAAGGCTACCATTGGGTTAGCGCCAGACAATATGATATTTACGATGTATAACGGATTGGGTGAGCTTCCTCATTTTAACCCGGATCTGGATGTAGAAGACGGGCCGGCTTCCGTCAAGGAGCTGCGGGAACAACTGAAAGAAGTGGATGGGGTATTGATCTGTACGCCGGAATATGGGAATGGTGTTCCGGGTACTTTGAAAAATGCATTGGATTGGATCGTTTCTTCGGGCGAATTTGTAAATAAACCTACAGCAGTTATTAGCGCGTCACCTTCTCCTATGGGTGGGAATCTGGCCCATGCCTCTCTGTTGCTCACACTGCAAATGATCAATGCCGAGATTGTGGAAAATGGAAAGGTCATTATTCCGCATATCACATTGAAGCTAAATCAGGAAGGCGTAATTACCGATTCTGAAACCAGGCAGGAGTTACATGCATTACTTCAAGGGCTTGAGCAAGCTTGCTCAAGATAGACAGTATAGAGTAAAACAAAAGCAGAACCTTCATGAACACATCATGGAAGGATCTGCTTTTTAACTTAATCAAATGTTAGATAGTATCCAATAAGCTCTCATATACCTTTAATCGGGCATATACCGTTTCAAGTATCGGATATGCATCATTACTGCCAGAAGCCAATGCAAGAAGTGAACCATGCAGGTGACTCGCTTCAATCGGAAGCTTTTTATGCATATCACGTTGCATGGATGACATCATCTCCGGTCGTAAGGACTCCATCGTTTTCAATGTATGAGCTTCCATCTCTGAATCAATCGGCATCCCTGCGTTGCGAGCAAGTGTGACCATCTCATGCAGCAGCTTTTCGTATATAGCACGTGACTCTGCCGTGGCAAGTATAGTCCCGACAGAGGTATCCATTAGTGTTGTGATTCCGCTCAAGCTGGCAACAAATATATATTTCTGCCAAACTTCACGCTGGATATCCTGACTTCGTGTGACTGTGAAGCCTGCATGATCAAGATGATTCAGCAGTATTTGTGTACGCTCTGATTGCACACCGTTCCATTCACCGAAGACGATACGGTGGAATGGACTTGTCTGAACGACAGAACCATCATGATCTAGCGTAGTTTCGATATAACAAAGTCCGCCCAGCACTTTTTCCGGACCGAATTGCTTGCGTAAAGAGTCAAAATGTTCGTAACCGTTAAGTAACGGAAGAATCATGGTATGATCACCGATATAGGGCTCAAGATCGAATTGCAATTGGGGCAGATGATATGCTTTGACCGCAACGATAATGCAGTCGAACGGCTCGACAGCTTCACCATATGTAATAGCACGGATTGGCGTCTGGAAATCCCCATGAACACTTTTAACAATCAGACCGTTCTCTTCCAACTGAGATTTTTTGGAAGGACGTACGAAGAAGGTCACGTCTTCTCCTTTTTGAACAAGACGTCCCCCGAAGTAGCCTCCAATAGCCCCTGCACCTACAATCAAAAATCGCATCATAGGGTCCCTCCCTTTACTTTTGCATTCCCATACAGCCGTTCTACTACGTTCTCATCTGCCTTAAAAGCATGCTCTTCGCACGGAAAAGAACGATTCTTTACGTCTTCGACAAATTGCCCGATGCTGTCGGGGATCAGAGTACCTATATCCGAATATGTTTTTACGAACATTTTCTCCCGGTACGGAGAGGAGTATTGTAGCATGTCATGGTGGACTATACCAGCTTTCTCAGCCAAACGAGCAGACGGATAATCATACGCCGTAATCATGCTTATAGGTAAACCTTCTCGTTTCATTTTCTTTAATTGCAAAATATTAAGCGCCTTTGGAGTTGCCATGGTTACATTCAATCCTTTCCCTACCTTTGTTTTAGAACACACAAAAAACCTTTCAGCACATGGCCGAAAAGGTCCGAAAGGCAAAAA carries:
- a CDS encoding AI-2E family transporter, translated to MVRNWMNHAGVRRGAVLAIIILVLFLLKSMMNIILLTLLLTILIGSIYNGVTKLIKRFANVPPTIVLLLVYVLLILIIVWGVYRMVPLISVQVKQVYLMIQQAYMYPDRNQWNETIIEFMDTLNVQRLFEPGLNAVMKVSQLGTQLLVSIILSLFFLMEKSYITRFTATFKHSKLGWFFEEVGHFGRMFLDTFGKVLEAQLLISLINCILTTIALWIMGFPNLLGLALIIFVLGLVPVAGVFISLLPLGLIAFSVGGIHYVIYLIILIVVIHAIEAYFLNPKLMSSKTNLPIFFTFVVLIFSEHLIGIWGLIVGIPLFVFFLDLIGVQRKQEKDT
- a CDS encoding ketopantoate reductase family protein, which gives rise to MRFLIVGAGAIGGYFGGRLVQKGEDVTFFVRPSKKSQLEENGLIVKSVHGDFQTPIRAITYGEAVEPFDCIIVAVKAYHLPQLQFDLEPYIGDHTMILPLLNGYEHFDSLRKQFGPEKVLGGLCYIETTLDHDGSVVQTSPFHRIVFGEWNGVQSERTQILLNHLDHAGFTVTRSQDIQREVWQKYIFVASLSGITTLMDTSVGTILATAESRAIYEKLLHEMVTLARNAGMPIDSEMEAHTLKTMESLRPEMMSSMQRDMHKKLPIEASHLHGSLLALASGSNDAYPILETVYARLKVYESLLDTI
- a CDS encoding 3-methyl-2-oxobutanoate hydroxymethyltransferase; amino-acid sequence: MATPKALNILQLKKMKREGLPISMITAYDYPSARLAEKAGIVHHDMLQYSSPYREKMFVKTYSDIGTLIPDSIGQFVEDVKNRSFPCEEHAFKADENVVERLYGNAKVKGGTL
- a CDS encoding NADPH-dependent FMN reductase, whose product is MIWVDQKIKVLAISGSLRQKSSNTALLKATIGLAPDNMIFTMYNGLGELPHFNPDLDVEDGPASVKELREQLKEVDGVLICTPEYGNGVPGTLKNALDWIVSSGEFVNKPTAVISASPSPMGGNLAHASLLLTLQMINAEIVENGKVIIPHITLKLNQEGVITDSETRQELHALLQGLEQACSR